In a genomic window of Leptospira brenneri:
- a CDS encoding C1 family peptidase, with amino-acid sequence MPIRMTDDDKEPEEESKSEGSSFFLIAIFAFLGGLIFKYPKVMIPILLLGLLGLICIGSFSDDSETEDDNSTESASVGPHKLGAKFDTERYDRAPVYEPLSNEYGEGLPSEVSLLKYAPKRQNQGDQGSCTGWAVSYAARTILHAKATGEDPNKVSFSPAYLFNQNTDKDCDGAYPVDLLDDLKKQGNLQFSEFPYNESSCRSKPTKEQKEKAKEFRIEGYQRLTEDGEKYDTDIESIKQYISQGSPVVISMEVGGSFLDLNKAVWFPTSEDYKAVKRYIKGKDSSEEWGGHAMTAIGYDDNKEGGAIQIMNSWGERFGQKGIFWLRYEDFNQFVREAYALYPPRTFAPNESFSYQLGLVDNATKDFIPLKQVKDNIYQTKQPIKMGTRFKVSVKNEKPIYLYIFGQETDGSSYVLFPYTDKHSPYCGTSGVRVFPKKQSLEVDNLGKKDSIVIIFAKQQLDYKSINAAVNKSKSPSFLEKFQSATKTKLSKSAQFGGDGETIDLVSTDHDPNSLDLILIEFDKEK; translated from the coding sequence ATGCCAATTCGAATGACGGATGACGACAAGGAACCAGAAGAAGAATCTAAATCAGAAGGAAGTTCTTTTTTTCTAATCGCAATTTTTGCCTTTTTGGGTGGACTTATTTTTAAATACCCAAAGGTAATGATCCCGATTTTACTTTTAGGTTTACTTGGTCTTATTTGTATTGGTAGTTTTTCTGATGATTCGGAAACCGAGGATGATAATTCCACCGAATCAGCGTCAGTTGGTCCTCATAAACTTGGAGCAAAGTTTGATACAGAACGTTATGACCGTGCTCCAGTTTACGAACCTCTTTCGAATGAATATGGAGAGGGATTACCTTCTGAAGTATCCTTACTCAAATATGCACCTAAACGACAAAACCAAGGAGACCAAGGCTCTTGCACGGGATGGGCAGTATCGTATGCAGCTCGTACAATCTTACATGCAAAAGCAACAGGAGAAGATCCAAATAAGGTAAGTTTTAGTCCGGCCTACCTTTTCAATCAAAACACTGATAAAGATTGCGATGGTGCTTACCCAGTTGATTTACTTGATGATTTAAAAAAACAAGGTAATTTACAATTTTCAGAGTTCCCATATAACGAAAGTTCATGCCGAAGTAAACCAACAAAAGAACAAAAAGAAAAGGCAAAAGAGTTCCGTATCGAAGGGTATCAGCGCCTAACAGAAGATGGCGAAAAATACGATACTGATATCGAATCAATAAAACAATATATATCACAAGGTTCTCCCGTAGTGATCTCCATGGAAGTCGGCGGCAGTTTTTTAGATTTAAACAAAGCAGTTTGGTTTCCTACTTCAGAAGATTATAAAGCAGTCAAAAGATATATAAAAGGAAAAGATTCTTCCGAAGAATGGGGTGGTCACGCAATGACTGCCATTGGGTATGATGACAATAAAGAAGGCGGAGCCATTCAAATTATGAATTCTTGGGGGGAACGGTTTGGCCAAAAAGGAATTTTTTGGTTACGTTACGAAGATTTCAACCAATTTGTAAGAGAAGCTTATGCCTTATATCCACCGAGAACATTTGCTCCGAATGAGTCTTTCTCCTACCAACTTGGTCTTGTCGATAACGCGACAAAAGACTTTATCCCACTAAAACAAGTAAAAGATAACATATACCAAACGAAACAACCGATCAAAATGGGAACCCGTTTTAAAGTTAGCGTAAAAAACGAAAAACCAATTTATCTCTATATTTTTGGACAGGAAACAGACGGAAGTTCTTACGTTCTTTTCCCTTATACAGATAAACATAGCCCCTATTGTGGGACAAGCGGAGTCAGAGTATTTCCTAAAAAACAAAGTTTAGAAGTCGATAACCTTGGGAAAAAGGATAGTATCGTAATTATTTTCGCAAAACAGCAGCTAGATTACAAATCCATCAATGCCGCAGTGAACAAATCCAAATCACCTTCGTTTTTAGAAAAATTCCAATCAGCAACGAAAACTAAATTATCAAAATCGGCTCAATTTGGAGGGGATGGAGAAACAATTGATTTGGTTTCTACCGATCATGATCCCAATTCTCTTGATCTCATTCTGATTGAGTTTGATAAGGAAAAATAA
- a CDS encoding WG repeat-containing protein, with protein MKFLFTFLLFCLSLYSQSNLPISFEENNLYGFKNKSGKVIIKPQYQHTMDFTKELVSFVVYENKWYCIDTKNNKLLEAFNYDNGPDYYSEKLARFIENKKFGFFDSRCKKQIPATYDFVFPFEKGYSIVCNGCEIQSDGDEHSRIVGGKYGIIDRKGKIVLPVEHDSIDSILFNKKSAIVTNNKSKSTIKFK; from the coding sequence ATGAAATTTCTTTTTACTTTTTTATTATTTTGTCTGTCGTTATATTCACAATCGAACCTCCCCATTTCTTTTGAAGAAAATAACCTTTATGGCTTTAAAAACAAATCGGGGAAAGTAATTATCAAACCACAATACCAACACACAATGGACTTTACCAAGGAATTGGTTAGTTTTGTAGTGTATGAAAATAAATGGTATTGTATTGATACAAAAAATAACAAACTCTTGGAAGCTTTTAATTATGACAACGGCCCCGATTATTATTCAGAAAAACTGGCTCGTTTTATCGAAAATAAAAAGTTTGGATTTTTTGATTCTCGTTGCAAAAAACAAATTCCTGCCACTTATGATTTTGTTTTTCCTTTCGAAAAAGGGTATTCTATCGTTTGTAACGGATGCGAAATTCAATCGGATGGTGATGAACATAGTAGAATTGTTGGTGGAAAATATGGAATTATTGATCGAAAGGGAAAAATTGTCCTCCCTGTAGAACACGATTCTATCGATTCGATTTTATTTAATAAAAAATCCGCAATTGTCACAAATAATAAATCAAAAAGTACAATCAAGTTTAAGTAG
- a CDS encoding adenylate/guanylate cyclase domain-containing protein gives MFSYLRHSILFLFLCFFSVCSNGAENLQNPVAISGVLDLSGWDWRRGTVSLDGVWTLDEIPWELPSTQGFHGAPMGFGIYQLKIKLPENSTHLALLSPLVGTAFSLSVDGKVLAEEGKVSKTQEGSLPSYRPRVILLPGTDQQEINLTIEVSNWDDQFGGIYYSLKIGTLEQIQSIRTQAVIWEAFLFGAIFLMGLYHCGSFFFRNQNRAPLWFGLFCIMISFRSTFYSETLFLEIFPDVSWYFIIRGVYVTMALALVCFAAFVDRLYPKLSFRPAVILTVVGGVIYAFINLFAPIVWTTALLVPFQLLLLSFGVYSLATVGRALYYKEPGAGLFVGGTVIFLLTVLLDIIKSHFFWNLPSLVNVGTFIFLLAQSLVVARLFANAFATSEMHSAALEKINSSLERFIPREVLGFLNKKSITEIVLGDFSELKMTVFFLDIRNFTGLSESMSPKENFKFINSFLKLFGPIIRDHNGFVDKYLGDGMMALFPGPPDESLAAAIAMRHALREYNEGRTRGGYQTVEFGIGIHTGPLMLGTIGENRRMDSTVISDTVNAASRLEGLTKKYAVDILISGATIQSLEHPEVFRTKFVAEETVKGKLKPIEVFLLTYEP, from the coding sequence ATGTTCTCTTATCTTCGTCATTCGATCCTCTTTCTGTTTCTCTGTTTTTTTTCTGTTTGTTCGAATGGTGCAGAGAATCTCCAGAATCCCGTTGCTATCTCTGGAGTTTTGGATTTGAGTGGATGGGATTGGAGACGGGGAACTGTTTCCTTGGATGGAGTGTGGACTCTTGACGAAATTCCATGGGAACTGCCTTCGACTCAAGGTTTTCATGGTGCTCCCATGGGTTTTGGGATTTATCAACTAAAAATTAAATTGCCAGAGAACTCAACTCATTTAGCACTTTTGTCTCCATTGGTTGGAACCGCCTTTTCTTTGTCAGTTGATGGGAAGGTTCTTGCAGAGGAGGGAAAGGTTTCCAAAACACAAGAGGGAAGTTTACCATCTTATCGCCCTAGAGTCATTTTGCTTCCAGGTACCGATCAACAAGAAATAAATCTCACTATAGAAGTTTCTAATTGGGACGATCAATTTGGCGGTATATATTATAGTTTAAAAATCGGAACATTGGAACAAATCCAATCCATAAGAACCCAAGCTGTGATCTGGGAAGCTTTCCTTTTTGGTGCGATTTTTCTTATGGGACTTTATCATTGTGGTTCGTTTTTCTTTCGCAATCAAAATAGGGCCCCTCTTTGGTTTGGATTATTTTGTATCATGATTTCTTTTCGGTCTACTTTTTATAGTGAAACTTTATTTTTAGAAATATTCCCAGATGTGAGTTGGTATTTTATCATTCGAGGGGTGTATGTGACGATGGCTCTGGCTCTCGTTTGTTTTGCCGCCTTTGTTGATAGGTTGTATCCAAAACTTTCTTTTCGGCCAGCAGTAATCTTAACAGTTGTTGGTGGAGTTATTTATGCCTTTATTAATTTGTTTGCTCCCATCGTTTGGACTACAGCACTTCTTGTTCCATTTCAGTTGTTACTTCTTTCCTTTGGAGTTTATAGTTTAGCCACTGTTGGACGGGCTCTTTATTACAAAGAACCGGGTGCGGGTTTATTTGTGGGAGGAACAGTTATATTTTTATTAACCGTATTACTCGATATCATTAAAAGTCATTTCTTTTGGAATTTACCTTCTTTAGTAAATGTAGGCACATTTATATTTTTGTTAGCACAGTCCCTAGTGGTTGCAAGGCTTTTTGCAAATGCTTTTGCAACTAGTGAGATGCATTCTGCTGCTCTTGAAAAAATAAATTCCTCTCTTGAGAGATTTATCCCTCGTGAAGTTTTGGGTTTCTTAAATAAAAAAAGTATCACCGAAATTGTATTAGGGGATTTTTCAGAACTAAAGATGACTGTCTTTTTTTTGGATATCCGTAATTTTACTGGTTTGTCAGAGTCGATGAGTCCAAAGGAAAATTTTAAATTCATCAATTCGTTTCTTAAATTATTTGGGCCAATCATTCGAGATCATAATGGTTTTGTGGATAAATATTTAGGTGATGGGATGATGGCTCTGTTTCCTGGACCACCTGACGAATCATTGGCGGCAGCAATTGCGATGAGGCATGCACTAAGAGAATACAATGAGGGTAGGACTAGAGGTGGTTACCAAACGGTAGAGTTTGGAATTGGTATTCATACTGGCCCTCTGATGCTTGGGACCATTGGCGAAAATCGAAGGATGGATTCCACTGTGATTAGTGATACTGTCAATGCAGCAAGTCGCTTGGAAGGACTGACAAAGAAATACGCAGTAGATATTCTGATTTCGGGAGCTACAATCCAAAGTTTGGAACATCCTGAAGTGTTTCGGACGAAGTTTGTGGCAGAGGAAACGGTAAAGGGGAAGTTGAAACCAATAGAGGTTTTCCTTCTTACCTATGAACCTTGA
- a CDS encoding AMP-binding protein, which translates to MEQLVHHNDLMKFWMSVTDRIPWYQKPTKAYGIAEDGLNHWFPDGKLNTSYLALDHQVEQGRGEAVAIYYDSPVTKSKTKLSYKELLESVEKMAFVLDSLNVKKGDTVVIYMPMIPEALVSMLACARIGAVHSVVFGGFAPHELAVRLDDCRPKVVITASYGIEVSKIIPYKPLLDEAMHLSAHKPESVILKSRPNLEVIMHTGRDFDWDELMETAGRKKSVPVSSADPLYILYTSGTTGKPKGVVRDNGGHAIAMHYSMEKIYDMKPTEVFFAASDVGWVVGHSYIVYAPLIYGCSTVLYEGKPVKTPDAGAFYRIIEEYKVKTLFCAPTAFRAIRKEDPNGKELSKYNISSLKYLFLAGERTDPVTYDWACDLLKVPVVDHWWQTETGWAIAANMMGESPLPAKAGSATKPVKGFDVRILDEEGHELKNGEKGNIVIKLPLPPGCLPTLWNDYPNFESSYLSHYPGYYLTGDGGYFDEDGYLFILGRIDDVINVAGHRLSTGEMEEIVAENHSIAESAVIGIGDEIKGQVPIAIVVCKDGLVIDQKAIDSDLTHRIREKIGAIASLKAVVFVKRLPKTRSGKILRKTMRKMIDGEEYSIPSTIDDPSILDEVMDAVRLKMLK; encoded by the coding sequence ATGGAACAACTGGTTCACCATAATGATTTGATGAAATTTTGGATGTCGGTGACCGACCGCATTCCTTGGTATCAAAAACCAACGAAAGCTTATGGAATCGCTGAGGATGGATTGAATCACTGGTTTCCTGATGGAAAATTAAATACTTCTTATCTTGCTTTGGATCATCAAGTGGAACAGGGGAGAGGTGAAGCTGTGGCCATTTATTATGATTCTCCAGTCACAAAATCCAAAACCAAATTATCATATAAAGAACTTTTAGAATCAGTAGAAAAGATGGCTTTTGTTTTGGATTCCCTTAACGTTAAAAAGGGAGATACCGTTGTTATTTATATGCCAATGATCCCTGAGGCTTTAGTTTCGATGTTGGCTTGTGCGAGAATCGGTGCAGTCCACTCAGTGGTATTTGGTGGTTTTGCACCTCATGAGTTAGCGGTTCGGCTTGATGATTGTCGTCCTAAAGTTGTGATTACCGCTTCTTATGGAATTGAAGTATCAAAAATTATTCCTTATAAACCACTGTTAGATGAAGCAATGCATCTCTCAGCACATAAACCCGAGTCTGTCATCCTTAAGTCACGCCCTAATTTAGAAGTGATTATGCATACAGGAAGAGATTTTGATTGGGACGAACTTATGGAAACTGCAGGAAGAAAAAAGTCGGTTCCGGTTTCTTCTGCGGATCCTTTGTACATATTATATACTTCTGGTACAACAGGAAAACCCAAAGGTGTTGTGCGTGATAACGGTGGTCATGCGATTGCAATGCACTATTCCATGGAAAAAATCTATGATATGAAACCGACAGAAGTGTTTTTTGCTGCTTCTGATGTTGGTTGGGTTGTAGGTCATTCGTATATCGTATATGCACCATTGATTTATGGTTGTTCTACTGTTTTGTATGAGGGGAAACCTGTAAAGACACCGGATGCAGGTGCTTTTTATAGGATCATAGAAGAGTATAAAGTGAAAACTTTGTTCTGCGCACCCACAGCTTTTCGAGCGATTCGGAAAGAAGATCCAAATGGTAAAGAGTTGTCAAAATACAATATATCTTCGCTAAAATATCTTTTTTTGGCAGGGGAAAGAACCGATCCCGTGACCTATGATTGGGCTTGTGACCTTTTAAAGGTTCCCGTTGTTGATCACTGGTGGCAAACAGAAACAGGATGGGCGATCGCAGCCAATATGATGGGCGAATCACCATTGCCAGCTAAGGCTGGTTCGGCGACAAAGCCTGTTAAAGGATTTGATGTTCGCATTCTAGATGAAGAAGGACATGAATTGAAAAATGGGGAAAAAGGAAATATTGTGATCAAATTACCTTTGCCTCCGGGTTGTTTGCCAACTCTTTGGAATGACTATCCAAATTTTGAATCTTCTTATCTTTCTCATTATCCTGGTTATTATTTAACAGGTGATGGTGGTTACTTTGATGAAGATGGATATTTATTCATTCTTGGGCGTATCGATGATGTGATCAATGTGGCCGGCCATAGACTTTCTACTGGAGAAATGGAAGAAATCGTCGCAGAAAATCATTCGATTGCGGAATCGGCTGTGATTGGAATTGGTGATGAGATCAAAGGTCAGGTTCCCATTGCCATTGTTGTTTGTAAAGATGGGCTTGTGATTGATCAAAAAGCCATTGATTCAGACTTAACTCATCGAATTAGAGAAAAGATTGGAGCAATTGCTTCTCTGAAGGCAGTTGTGTTTGTAAAAAGACTTCCAAAAACCAGATCAGGAAAAATCTTACGTAAAACAATGAGAAAGATGATCGATGGTGAGGAATATTCCATTCCTTCTACAATTGATGATCCTTCTATTTTGGATGAAGTAATGGATGCGGTTCGGTTGAAAATGCTGAAGTAA
- a CDS encoding RecQ family ATP-dependent DNA helicase, which yields MELSLDLEQTKTIFGISNFRGNQETIIKHIQSGGNALVLMPTGMGKSLCYQIPALMMPGLCIVISPLIALMKDQVSSLKRKGVAAEFINSSLGKSERLQRYDKLASGEYKILYVSPERFQKKDFLDALSKQTVSLLAIDEAHCISQWGHDFRPDYTKIVWFREVLGFPTTMALTATASKRVQEDIISQLGIEKDKIQIFDDGLFRPNLKLSVLDCFDSESKFNTILGDLEKRKGATIIYFSLIQDLEKFSHWMDTKRKKHLVYHGKLSADQRNKVQSLFLKSEDGVLLATNAFGMGIDKPNIRNIFHAQIPGSIESYYQEIGRAGRDGDPSDCILYYQQDDLAVQMEFIEWQNPDKSYLQKLYNVLTQKQAELSGLDYETLQSYMTFKNKGDHRIQTALSLLTSKGLVSGDLERGTLQIESSWSDSIFSETELLERKKENQKRLYQTVLYTKTENCRRKFIHEYFDSAFGGCGNCDLCSAKL from the coding sequence GTGGAACTTAGTTTGGATCTAGAACAAACAAAAACAATTTTTGGTATTTCTAATTTCCGAGGAAACCAAGAAACCATCATTAAACATATCCAGTCTGGGGGGAATGCTCTTGTTCTTATGCCCACGGGAATGGGTAAGTCTCTATGTTATCAGATCCCTGCATTGATGATGCCAGGTTTGTGTATTGTTATTTCTCCACTCATTGCGCTTATGAAAGACCAAGTCTCTTCCTTAAAAAGAAAAGGTGTGGCTGCAGAATTTATCAATTCTAGTTTAGGAAAGTCGGAAAGGCTCCAACGTTATGATAAACTTGCATCAGGTGAATATAAAATATTATATGTTTCGCCAGAAAGGTTTCAAAAAAAAGATTTTTTAGATGCTTTGAGTAAACAAACCGTTTCCCTTCTTGCTATTGATGAAGCGCACTGTATTAGCCAATGGGGGCATGACTTTAGGCCTGACTATACAAAGATTGTTTGGTTTCGCGAAGTATTGGGATTCCCAACTACGATGGCACTCACCGCCACTGCATCAAAAAGAGTACAAGAAGATATCATTTCACAATTAGGAATTGAAAAGGATAAAATTCAGATTTTTGATGATGGTTTGTTTCGTCCTAATTTAAAATTATCTGTTCTGGATTGTTTTGATTCAGAATCAAAATTCAATACAATCTTGGGTGATTTGGAAAAACGCAAAGGTGCAACAATCATCTATTTTAGTTTGATCCAAGACTTAGAAAAATTCAGCCATTGGATGGATACTAAAAGGAAAAAACATTTAGTTTATCACGGTAAATTATCTGCAGACCAAAGAAATAAAGTACAATCTTTGTTTCTCAAATCTGAGGACGGAGTCCTCCTTGCCACAAATGCTTTTGGTATGGGTATCGATAAACCTAACATTCGTAATATTTTTCATGCACAAATTCCAGGTAGTATCGAATCATACTATCAAGAAATTGGTCGTGCTGGTAGAGACGGAGATCCATCTGATTGTATACTTTATTACCAACAAGATGATCTGGCTGTACAAATGGAATTTATTGAATGGCAAAATCCAGATAAATCTTATCTCCAAAAGTTATATAATGTCCTCACCCAAAAACAAGCAGAGTTGTCTGGTTTGGATTATGAAACATTACAATCTTATATGACTTTCAAAAACAAAGGTGATCATCGAATCCAAACAGCTTTAAGTTTGCTTACAAGTAAAGGACTTGTTTCTGGTGATTTGGAAAGAGGGACTTTACAAATAGAATCTTCTTGGTCAGATTCTATTTTTTCTGAAACGGAATTATTAGAGAGAAAAAAGGAAAATCAAAAAAGGTTGTACCAGACTGTCCTTTATACCAAAACAGAAAATTGTAGAAGAAAATTCATACATGAATATTTTGATTCTGCTTTTGGTGGTTGTGGGAATTGTGATTTGTGTTCTGCCAAGTTATGA